A stretch of the Bacillus anthracis str. Vollum genome encodes the following:
- a CDS encoding alpha/beta fold hydrolase produces the protein MNVQESFVTALDESEIYLRKWLPECEPKGIIQIAHGMTEHAGVYTDFIDALLEAGYGVYAHDHKGHGKTVRREEDYGHFEPDIGWNQAVSDVIFVSEMIKEEQACLLFLLGHSMGSFLSRRAVQLRGELYDGFLISGTGGNPGFVGVVGHKVATIEMKLRGAKTKSPMLNFLSFGNFNSNFKPNRTNFDWLSSDNDQVDKYIADPLCGFICTTSFYRELFSGVLEVNKLEEYKKTPSNLPIHIFSGDRDPVGDMGKGVKEVYENYKKCGVKDVTLRLYENGRHEMFHEVNKEEVFKDLISWLDAHNR, from the coding sequence ATGAACGTACAGGAAAGTTTCGTTACGGCATTGGATGAATCGGAAATTTATTTACGCAAGTGGTTACCAGAATGTGAACCGAAAGGGATTATTCAAATTGCGCATGGTATGACAGAACATGCAGGTGTTTATACAGACTTTATTGATGCGTTATTAGAAGCAGGGTATGGTGTGTATGCGCATGATCATAAAGGTCATGGGAAAACAGTAAGAAGAGAAGAAGACTATGGGCATTTTGAACCGGATATAGGGTGGAATCAGGCTGTGTCTGATGTGATCTTTGTTTCGGAAATGATAAAAGAAGAGCAGGCATGTCTATTGTTTTTACTTGGTCATAGTATGGGATCTTTCCTATCAAGACGAGCTGTGCAACTTAGAGGCGAACTATATGATGGATTTCTTATTTCAGGCACTGGGGGAAATCCAGGGTTTGTAGGAGTCGTTGGTCATAAAGTAGCGACAATTGAGATGAAATTGCGCGGTGCAAAAACGAAAAGTCCGATGCTAAACTTTTTATCTTTTGGCAACTTTAATTCGAACTTTAAGCCAAATCGTACAAATTTTGATTGGTTATCTTCAGATAATGATCAAGTTGATAAATATATTGCCGATCCGTTATGTGGATTCATTTGTACGACGAGTTTTTATCGAGAATTATTTTCTGGTGTATTAGAAGTGAATAAATTAGAAGAATACAAGAAGACGCCAAGCAATCTTCCGATACATATATTCTCTGGAGACCGTGATCCTGTTGGAGATATGGGAAAAGGTGTGAAAGAAGTGTATGAAAATTATAAAAAATGTGGTGTGAAAGACGTGACACTACGTTTATATGAAAATGGAAGACATGAAATGTTCCATGAAGTGAATAAAGAAGAAGTATTTAAAGATTTGATTTCGTGGTTAGATGCGCATAATAGATAA
- a CDS encoding lipoprotein: MKSLRLFMILTLVVLLSACNTATQVTKVQKNGETTLKIGSLQGYYDVQTLKAEKGNVEIPYEAAVEEGTILLQVTKDDKVIYEEEITSQKEGLLSFEASKSGSYDLIVRVKGEKEKAKEIQIHTKL; encoded by the coding sequence ATGAAATCATTACGTTTATTTATGATTCTCACTCTTGTTGTATTGTTAAGCGCGTGCAATACAGCAACACAAGTTACAAAGGTTCAAAAAAATGGCGAAACGACTTTAAAAATTGGTTCTCTGCAAGGGTATTACGATGTACAAACGCTTAAAGCTGAAAAAGGAAATGTGGAAATCCCTTATGAAGCAGCTGTTGAAGAAGGTACGATTTTATTACAAGTTACAAAAGATGATAAGGTTATTTATGAAGAAGAAATCACTTCTCAAAAAGAAGGTTTGCTTTCTTTTGAAGCTTCAAAATCTGGATCATATGATTTAATTGTACGCGTGAAGGGTGAAAAAGAGAAAGCAAAAGAAATTCAAATACATACTAAGCTATGA
- a CDS encoding LytTR family DNA-binding domain-containing protein, giving the protein MEDKTLGLLLDVVGELFSDEISIAVSNTKEYIYYRPSKRIDLKISAGDPIKEGTIAHKAMVTNQKTSEFINRDVFGIPYHGMAVPFSNNGKLEGCVTAIYPALTDGKSVVTLKTTDGWVPVPFSKVMYLEAKDKKTYVNAEELTGTHKYSLQEFEYLLPKDSFIRCHRSFIVNVNHIKAIYPDTHSTFVLSMDNGERVPVSQSYASYFRKLLGF; this is encoded by the coding sequence ATGGAAGATAAAACATTAGGTCTACTACTAGATGTAGTTGGGGAATTATTTTCAGATGAAATTTCAATTGCTGTATCGAATACGAAAGAATATATATACTATCGCCCGAGTAAACGAATTGATTTAAAGATTAGCGCCGGGGATCCTATAAAGGAAGGGACGATTGCTCATAAAGCAATGGTGACAAACCAAAAAACCTCTGAGTTTATTAACCGGGATGTTTTTGGTATTCCTTATCATGGTATGGCCGTGCCGTTTTCAAACAATGGAAAGCTTGAAGGCTGCGTGACAGCTATTTATCCTGCTTTAACCGACGGAAAGTCAGTCGTTACTTTAAAAACAACGGACGGCTGGGTTCCGGTTCCTTTTTCAAAGGTCATGTATTTAGAGGCGAAAGATAAAAAGACGTATGTGAATGCAGAAGAGTTAACAGGAACACATAAATACTCGCTACAAGAATTCGAATACTTACTTCCGAAAGATTCATTTATTAGATGCCACCGTTCATTTATTGTAAATGTTAATCATATTAAAGCGATTTATCCTGATACACATTCTACTTTTGTACTTTCGATGGACAACGGAGAGAGGGTACCAGTTAGTCAATCATACGCTAGTTATTTTCGTAAGCTTCTAGGATTCTAA
- a CDS encoding class I SAM-dependent methyltransferase: MGGNKLKSIEVLNTYIEGISVAIPMWLKHLIEAEEIHQNYENVQVLGALKTDAVLYYVHRTLQVLDGLSLDEEAYRIIEKVLTYSELAKVGSLKQREQWKKKGINLLVHNEGSADIFSDIQFIERVETNLNSTEYLFIQDLIRTHGLIGQYIRGEARLDSHVGLINTYKEEYGDVRLKEILYYLNQCIIEGVSKVLWNEVKNDVKITIDGLFDGYMEPFTSRMHRLTPKHKESAFEKDIIMGSEKSDVQTFLSDKDLWYVEPSMHALSFEDIWTVFVMLKNEIGTRKVQHIHFEKLMQQLHYDFKGEKKDNVYRKRVIEKYLREYRENEKPNTTHVSFQVKVDEDMKTAYVSFRFSAVGEALITFCVEAEKIDMMHARANVLLFDFFGLRKDAYDRFHNEEVYLEHMNSSADDKRIILDYIKGDTIVDVGAGGGVMLDMIEEETEDKRIYGIDISENVIDTLKKKKQNEGRSWNVIKGDAINLSSSFEKESVDTIVYSSILHELFSYIEYEGKKFNHEVIKKGLQSAYEVLKPGGRIIIRDGIMTEDKRLMRVIRFKDAGGMKFLEQYVQEFKGRIIQYEVLADNTVKMPVNDAMEFLYTYTWGEDSFVHEVQEQFGIFTPNDYKDFVKGIFGDKVNIVQAMNYMQDGYTNHLSEKIEFTDESGNAVALPDSTFFMVLEKR, from the coding sequence ATGGGGGGAAATAAGTTGAAAAGCATTGAAGTTCTAAATACATACATTGAAGGGATTTCTGTTGCAATCCCTATGTGGTTAAAGCATCTAATTGAGGCAGAGGAGATACATCAAAACTATGAGAATGTACAAGTACTTGGTGCATTAAAAACAGATGCAGTATTGTACTACGTACACCGTACGCTGCAAGTGTTGGATGGACTGTCTTTAGATGAAGAAGCATATCGTATTATTGAAAAGGTACTAACGTATAGTGAGCTTGCAAAGGTAGGATCTTTAAAACAGCGGGAGCAATGGAAGAAAAAAGGGATTAATCTATTGGTACATAACGAGGGTTCTGCTGATATCTTTAGTGATATTCAGTTTATTGAACGTGTAGAGACAAACTTAAACTCTACTGAATATTTGTTTATTCAAGATTTAATTAGAACACATGGATTAATCGGGCAGTATATCCGCGGGGAGGCTCGTTTGGACTCTCATGTTGGTTTAATTAACACATATAAAGAAGAATACGGAGACGTTAGGTTAAAGGAGATTCTATACTATCTTAACCAATGCATTATTGAGGGCGTATCAAAAGTTTTGTGGAATGAAGTGAAGAACGATGTGAAGATTACAATTGATGGTCTTTTTGATGGTTATATGGAGCCATTTACTTCTCGCATGCATAGACTCACGCCAAAACATAAGGAGTCAGCATTTGAAAAAGATATAATTATGGGGAGCGAGAAGAGTGACGTTCAAACATTCTTATCTGATAAGGATTTGTGGTATGTAGAACCGTCTATGCATGCTCTTAGCTTTGAGGATATTTGGACAGTTTTTGTTATGTTAAAGAATGAGATAGGCACTAGAAAAGTTCAGCATATACATTTCGAGAAATTGATGCAGCAGCTACATTATGATTTCAAAGGTGAAAAAAAGGACAACGTGTATCGTAAGCGAGTTATTGAGAAGTATTTACGGGAGTACCGTGAGAACGAGAAACCGAATACAACGCATGTTTCTTTTCAGGTTAAAGTCGATGAAGATATGAAGACTGCGTATGTGTCGTTTCGGTTTTCTGCTGTAGGTGAGGCGTTAATTACCTTCTGTGTAGAGGCAGAAAAGATAGATATGATGCATGCTCGGGCAAATGTGCTGCTGTTTGATTTCTTCGGGTTACGAAAGGATGCATATGATAGATTCCATAACGAAGAAGTGTATCTGGAGCATATGAATAGCTCGGCTGATGATAAACGAATTATTCTTGATTACATAAAGGGAGATACGATTGTAGATGTCGGAGCCGGTGGTGGTGTCATGCTAGACATGATTGAAGAAGAGACCGAGGATAAACGAATCTACGGTATCGATATTTCCGAAAACGTGATTGATACGTTGAAAAAGAAGAAGCAGAACGAGGGGCGTTCTTGGAACGTCATTAAAGGGGATGCAATCAATTTAAGCAGCTCATTTGAAAAAGAATCGGTTGATACGATTGTATATTCTTCTATCCTTCATGAGTTGTTCTCTTATATCGAGTATGAAGGTAAGAAATTTAATCATGAAGTAATTAAAAAGGGGCTGCAGAGTGCTTATGAGGTGTTAAAGCCAGGAGGCCGTATTATCATCCGTGATGGCATCATGACCGAAGATAAAAGGTTAATGCGGGTGATTCGTTTTAAAGATGCAGGTGGAATGAAGTTCTTAGAGCAGTATGTCCAAGAATTTAAGGGGCGTATAATCCAGTATGAGGTACTTGCAGACAATACAGTCAAAATGCCTGTTAATGATGCAATGGAGTTCTTATATACGTATACTTGGGGCGAGGATTCCTTTGTTCATGAAGTACAGGAGCAGTTTGGAATCTTTACGCCAAACGACTATAAGGATTTCGTAAAGGGGATTTTTGGAGATAAAGTAAATATCGTTCAAGCTATGAACTATATGCAGGATGGATATACAAATCATCTTAGCGAGAAAATCGAGTTTACAGATGAGTCTGGGAATGCGGTTGCGCTACCGGATAGTACGTTCTTTATGGTTTTAGAAAAGAGGTAA
- a CDS encoding YunG family protein: MDHVQRKQIYEALIKSWSIETSSKWTIENPAKGQCGVTALVVQDIYGGELKKTKVRAAWHFYNFIEGQRIDFTEAQFNGKLNYMDMESNREEAFADTNERQYSILKKKITKEFKLSFDS; the protein is encoded by the coding sequence ATGGATCATGTACAGAGAAAGCAAATATATGAAGCATTAATAAAATCGTGGTCGATTGAAACAAGTTCAAAGTGGACAATTGAGAATCCAGCAAAGGGACAATGTGGTGTGACAGCTCTAGTTGTTCAAGACATATACGGAGGAGAGCTTAAAAAGACAAAAGTAAGAGCGGCGTGGCACTTTTATAATTTTATAGAAGGGCAGAGGATTGATTTTACAGAGGCTCAATTCAATGGAAAACTAAATTATATGGATATGGAATCAAATCGAGAAGAAGCATTTGCAGATACAAATGAAAGACAATATAGCATTTTGAAGAAAAAGATAACGAAAGAATTCAAATTATCTTTTGACTCTTAA
- a CDS encoding bifunctional S-methyl-5'-thioadenosine deaminase/S-adenosylhomocysteine deaminase, translating to MKGEILLKTTYVNATIVTMNEQNEVIENGYIIVENDKIIDVNSGEFASDFEVDEVIDMKGKWVLPGLVNTHTHVVMSLLRGIGDDMLLQPWLETRIWPLESQFTPELAVASTELGLLEMVKSGTTSFSDMFNPIGVDQDAIMETVSRSGMRAAVSRTLFSFGTQEDEKKAIEEAEKYVKRYYNESGMLTTMVAPHSPYTCSTELLEECARIAVENQTMVHIHLSETEREVRDIEAQYGKRPVEYVASCGLFKRPTVIAHGVVLNDNERAFLAEHDVRVAHNPNSNLKLGSGIANVKAMLEAGMKVGIATDSVASNNNLDMFEEMRIATLLQKGIHQDATALPVETALTLATKGAAEVIGMKQTGSLEVGKCADFITIDPSNKPHLQPADEVLSHLVYAASGKDISDVIINGKRVVWNGECKTLDEERIIFEASRYKRGLQR from the coding sequence TTGAAAGGGGAAATACTTTTGAAAACAACTTATGTAAACGCTACAATCGTAACGATGAATGAACAAAACGAAGTGATAGAAAATGGATATATCATTGTAGAAAATGATAAAATTATAGATGTAAATAGCGGAGAATTCGCTAGTGATTTTGAAGTAGATGAAGTAATTGACATGAAAGGAAAGTGGGTTTTACCAGGGCTTGTAAATACACATACACACGTTGTAATGAGTCTCTTAAGAGGTATTGGTGATGATATGTTATTACAACCATGGCTTGAGACGAGAATTTGGCCACTTGAAAGTCAATTTACGCCAGAACTTGCGGTTGCTAGTACGGAACTAGGATTACTTGAAATGGTGAAAAGTGGTACAACATCATTCTCTGATATGTTTAATCCAATTGGAGTAGATCAAGATGCAATTATGGAAACGGTATCAAGGAGCGGGATGCGAGCTGCTGTTTCAAGAACTTTATTTAGCTTTGGAACGCAAGAGGATGAAAAGAAAGCAATTGAAGAAGCTGAGAAATATGTGAAGCGTTACTATAACGAAAGTGGTATGTTAACTACGATGGTTGCACCGCATAGTCCATATACATGCAGTACAGAACTGTTAGAAGAGTGTGCACGTATTGCAGTAGAAAATCAAACGATGGTTCATATTCACCTTTCGGAAACAGAGCGTGAAGTACGTGATATTGAAGCACAGTACGGAAAACGTCCAGTAGAATATGTAGCAAGCTGCGGATTGTTTAAACGTCCAACAGTTATTGCACACGGTGTAGTATTAAATGACAATGAGCGTGCATTTTTAGCAGAACATGACGTTCGAGTAGCTCATAATCCGAATAGTAATTTAAAACTAGGTTCTGGTATAGCGAACGTAAAAGCGATGCTAGAAGCGGGAATGAAAGTAGGAATTGCAACAGATAGTGTGGCATCTAACAACAATTTAGATATGTTTGAAGAAATGCGTATCGCAACATTATTACAAAAAGGTATTCATCAAGATGCAACAGCGTTACCGGTTGAAACAGCTCTTACACTTGCAACTAAAGGAGCGGCTGAAGTAATCGGCATGAAACAAACGGGATCACTTGAGGTTGGAAAGTGTGCTGATTTCATTACAATTGATCCATCTAATAAGCCTCATTTACAACCAGCGGATGAAGTGTTATCACACCTTGTATATGCTGCTAGTGGAAAAGATATAAGCGATGTAATTATTAACGGAAAACGTGTCGTTTGGAATGGCGAATGTAAAACGTTAGATGAAGAGCGTATTATATTTGAAGCAAGTCGTTATAAACGAGGTTTACAAAGATAG
- a CDS encoding succinate CoA transferase, giving the protein MENNLDRIRDQRLKDRVVTPEEAASWIESGMTLGLSGFTRAGDVKAVPFALVNRVKNDTSFKVNVYTGASLGSDVDKLFAEAGILGKRLPFQADATMRKGINNGDFLFVDQHLSHTAELLRADVMDVDFAILGAVAITEDGMIIPTTSIGNSLAFSLNAKSIIIEMNMAQSAQLEGLHDLYEPGKQGERLPIPLVKTNDRIGTIGIPIDVEKVKGIVFTNQLDSPSTIVPPDEETVIMAQHLIEFLRKEVEVGRLTNRLAPLQSGIGSVANAVLHGMLDSEFEDLEVYSEVLQDAVFDLMDAGKVNFASCCSITLSEEKMQKVFSNFEKYRDKLMMRPQEISNHPEIIRRLGLISINTALELDIYGNVNSTHVLGTKMMNGIGGSGDFARNARLAIFVTKSIAKGGNISSIVPFASHIDHTEHDVDVIVTEQGYADLRGLAPSERVELIIENCAHLMYRDQLRAYYEEAKTRGGQTPHILEKAFSWHTNYAKNGTMLEEVVETV; this is encoded by the coding sequence ATGGAGAATAATTTGGATAGAATTAGGGATCAACGTCTGAAAGATCGCGTAGTTACACCTGAAGAAGCAGCTTCATGGATTGAAAGTGGAATGACTTTAGGCTTAAGTGGGTTTACACGTGCAGGTGATGTGAAAGCAGTCCCATTTGCGCTTGTAAACCGAGTTAAGAATGATACATCTTTTAAAGTAAATGTTTATACTGGTGCCTCTTTAGGTTCTGATGTAGATAAATTATTTGCGGAAGCAGGAATTTTAGGGAAAAGATTGCCTTTCCAAGCTGATGCGACTATGCGAAAAGGAATTAATAACGGAGATTTTTTATTTGTAGACCAGCACTTATCTCATACAGCAGAGTTACTTCGCGCTGACGTTATGGATGTAGATTTTGCTATTTTGGGAGCGGTTGCGATTACTGAAGATGGCATGATTATTCCAACAACTTCAATAGGAAATTCTTTAGCGTTTTCTTTAAATGCTAAGTCTATCATTATTGAAATGAATATGGCCCAATCCGCGCAGCTAGAAGGGCTACATGATTTATATGAACCAGGTAAACAAGGAGAAAGACTTCCAATTCCACTCGTAAAAACAAATGATCGAATTGGGACGATTGGCATTCCGATTGATGTTGAAAAAGTGAAAGGGATTGTATTTACGAATCAATTGGATTCACCATCAACAATTGTTCCTCCAGATGAAGAAACTGTTATTATGGCACAGCATTTAATAGAATTTCTTCGAAAAGAAGTCGAAGTAGGCCGATTAACAAATCGTTTAGCACCGTTACAATCGGGAATTGGTTCAGTAGCTAATGCAGTTCTTCATGGAATGTTAGATTCGGAGTTTGAAGATTTAGAAGTGTATTCTGAAGTTTTACAGGATGCGGTCTTTGATCTTATGGATGCTGGAAAAGTCAATTTTGCTTCATGCTGTTCGATCACACTTTCTGAGGAGAAAATGCAAAAAGTATTTTCCAACTTTGAAAAATATCGTGACAAATTAATGATGCGCCCGCAAGAGATTTCCAATCATCCTGAAATTATTCGCCGCCTCGGATTAATCTCGATTAATACTGCTTTAGAATTAGATATATACGGAAATGTGAACTCTACTCACGTTTTAGGTACAAAAATGATGAACGGTATCGGTGGTTCTGGTGACTTTGCAAGAAATGCTCGTTTGGCTATCTTTGTTACTAAATCGATTGCGAAAGGTGGTAACATTTCAAGTATCGTTCCTTTCGCCTCACATATAGACCATACGGAACATGATGTAGATGTTATCGTCACTGAGCAAGGATATGCTGACTTAAGAGGACTTGCGCCAAGTGAAAGAGTGGAACTCATTATTGAGAATTGTGCACATCTAATGTATCGTGATCAACTACGAGCTTATTATGAGGAAGCGAAAACAAGAGGTGGACAAACTCCTCATATTTTAGAGAAAGCTTTTTCTTGGCATACGAATTATGCTAAAAATGGAACGATGCTTGAAGAGGTAGTAGAAACTGTATAG
- a CDS encoding alpha/beta hydrolase family protein — translation MKKKKIQKSVLSFTLLFSLGISSFPLTTAIHADTREEQSVEKKRVSLTERTSLFFEYLQQDKYAEALQLTSAAFQSKFTANTLQNWWTQSGWSAIKNMGIPVIKERNLVHQTVEISGTTQGTTIPLLLKFTPGGKVDEIGVRTPPESYIIPQPTYDQPASYQEREIVIGNSTYPLPATLTIPKHKPGEKVPVVVLVHGAGIHDRDSTYMGTKILRDLAVGLSSNGIAVLRYEKRTLEHALKMSAEPVTLDRDTTDDAIYAAKSAAQQEGIDPNNIFILGHSLGAGAMPRILSKSPSSLVRGSILLAPPARPLTDIAIDQNQYLGAPKEVIDELKRQVAFIQDPTFNPDHPPAGYNFASPHFMYDVSRWRPVEEARLRTEPLLILQGARDHQVTVKNEYTKWQEGLSNRRNVQFNKYPKLNHFFTEGDGELSLPSEYEIPANVPEYVIQDIIIWVNETKK, via the coding sequence ATAAAAAAAAAGAAAATACAAAAATCAGTACTTTCCTTTACCCTGCTCTTTTCTTTAGGCATTTCATCTTTTCCGCTTACAACAGCTATTCACGCAGATACACGTGAGGAACAATCTGTAGAAAAGAAACGAGTCTCTTTAACGGAGCGTACATCATTATTTTTTGAATATCTCCAGCAAGATAAGTATGCAGAGGCACTTCAGTTAACGTCTGCTGCTTTTCAATCCAAGTTTACAGCAAACACATTACAAAACTGGTGGACACAAAGTGGCTGGAGCGCGATAAAAAACATGGGAATCCCCGTAATAAAAGAACGAAACTTAGTCCATCAGACGGTGGAAATTTCAGGAACTACCCAAGGAACTACCATACCGTTACTCCTTAAATTCACACCTGGCGGGAAAGTAGATGAAATTGGGGTAAGGACGCCTCCGGAATCTTATATTATCCCGCAGCCTACATATGATCAACCTGCTTCCTATCAAGAACGTGAAATCGTCATTGGAAATTCTACCTATCCGTTACCAGCCACATTAACCATTCCGAAACATAAGCCTGGTGAAAAGGTACCCGTAGTTGTTCTTGTTCATGGTGCTGGCATCCATGATCGCGATAGTACATATATGGGAACAAAAATCTTACGAGATCTTGCGGTAGGTCTTTCGTCCAACGGAATTGCAGTGTTACGCTATGAAAAACGCACCTTAGAACACGCATTAAAGATGAGTGCAGAACCTGTTACGTTAGACCGTGATACTACAGATGATGCCATATATGCGGCAAAATCAGCAGCGCAGCAGGAAGGCATTGATCCAAATAATATTTTCATTCTTGGACATAGTCTAGGAGCTGGCGCAATGCCGCGTATACTAAGCAAATCACCTTCCTCACTTGTTAGAGGAAGTATCTTACTCGCACCACCTGCACGCCCATTGACTGACATTGCTATTGATCAGAATCAATACCTAGGAGCACCAAAGGAAGTAATCGATGAACTAAAAAGACAAGTCGCTTTTATCCAGGATCCTACTTTCAATCCTGACCACCCTCCAGCTGGCTACAATTTTGCGTCACCTCATTTTATGTATGACGTTTCTAGGTGGCGTCCAGTTGAAGAGGCAAGATTACGAACAGAGCCTTTACTGATTCTACAAGGAGCACGCGATCATCAAGTAACAGTAAAAAATGAATATACAAAATGGCAGGAAGGGCTCTCAAACCGTAGGAATGTTCAGTTCAATAAATACCCAAAATTGAATCATTTCTTCACGGAGGGTGATGGGGAATTAAGTCTCCCTAGTGAATATGAAATCCCTGCTAATGTTCCTGAGTACGTTATCCAGGACATTATTATATGGGTCAACGAGACAAAAAAATAA